The region AATGCGATACTGATAGGTTTGATATCATGAATAAAAGTGAAAAAATGTAATGAAGAGCACATATGGTCCTTAACACAAAAATCAAGAATCCAATATATTGAGCATGAGACAATGAATTAGAAGTGGTACAATAATACCTAAAGATGTTGCAGCAAGTGAAGGATCAAGAATCATAGATGAAATTGAAACATTATTACTTGGATTAGCTAAAGGAAATGTGTTGACTTGTTGAAGTATTCCAATCAGTTGATCATATTTTTCTTGAGAAATGTTTGAAGTGGTATTAGCATGAGAAATTTCTGCACGAGCACCAAGTGATTGAGCAAAGTCACAATGTTGACTGGTGGATGCATTAACCTGGGATTTTTTCTTGTTGAAATTAGGTTGGCCATGCTATTGATAGAAAAAAAATCAACAGTGTTGCCAATCATATTGCAAAAGTTACATTCTCTAAGAGGATTCTTGTAGTGTTGTGGTTTGTCTTTGTACTAAAAATATTTAAGTTGTATTAACCAACAATGCACTATCATCCTCAGCAAGAGTGACAGATTTTTGATTACTTTATTCTTATACAACTAAAGGATAAACTTTGTTAATTGGCGGTAGAGGTTCCATCAACAGAAATTGAGTTCTCATAACTGAACGTCGATCATTGAGGCCAGTTAAAAACTGCATAACTTAGTTTTCATGTCGATATGCACAAATATTATTTATGGCTAAGCATATGCACTGATGAACACATTAACCCACAAAAAATGGACCATGTTCATTGAGTTCTTACTATAATCCTTTTAACTCAATGAAGTGATACATAATAGACTTAGATGCTTGTTTCAAACTACTGATTAAAAATCGAAGAGTAAAAATAGAATGTTATCAGCTTTAGAAAATCGTTCTTTGAGGTCAGTTCATACATCAATGGCATTAACTTGAAAAACGATGGTAGATGCAATTTGCTCAGAAACATAATTTAATAACCAAGAATGAATCAAGTAATTGCATGTTTCCCGTTGATTGTGACTGGGATCATGATGTGGAGGAATATCAATTATTTCATCGATGAATTGAAGCTTGTTCTTCGCACCTAAAACTCGCTGCTTTGATTTACTCCATGAAAAATAGTTAGATCCATTTAACTTTGGCGAAATGCAAACAAAATTTGGACCTTTATTAGGATGAATATATTAGTGAGAATCAATGCCAGTTTGCTGACCAGGTAAAGCAACGCACGGAGATATGAATGTGTAGTAAAGATCGgtgaaaagaagaagaaaagatgAAGAAAACAATATGAAAACGATGATGAAATGGAGGAGAAAAAAAAGAAACAGTTAAGTTAAGCAGAGAAGTGAAATGAGGAGAATAAAGTTGGATTCAACTAACTTCATTAGTTTTGAATGGTGAATTACATTACAATGGATACTTATAGTATAAGTAATGTTCGTGATTCTTACAATACATAAGTGTTCACTGTATTACTTTCTCTAACAAACTCTAACTATCACAACTAAGAGTTAGTTAATATTGTTAACTCATCATGCTAAGTTGACTCTTTCATGTTGCTTGTATTTAATCATGTTGGCTTGATTGGCTACTATCGACCTTTCATAAAAGATTATGCCTTCATTTTTTCCCCCATTTACTACTTCGCTAAAAATAAGATTTTTTTAGTGGAATGATCAATCCACTGCAACATTCCACAACTAAAAACAAGCTCTTACTCATGCACCAGTTTTTATTCTCCCCAATTTTACTCTACCATTTACATTGGAGACGGATGCTTACATGTACTGCCCCTTCCTATAAGTATGTGATAACACATTGCAACATTGTTCTGTCTCAAAATACATGAACTATACTGAATGAATGTGGCAAGAAGCATGTAACATGAAAAACAGACAGCAACACCTAAGTCAGAAATACTAAGATAAATCAATAATACATTAGTTGTATTTTCAAAACTAGGTACTTCACACATTGTAAATCAGCCATCTAAAATGGCAAATTAAACATATCATTCAATCAGTAAAAGTAATACTCCAAAACCAGATTTTCTAGCCTCAAAGAAAAATAGAGCACTTTAAAATGATGCAGCTGAAAATTTGTAGATAAAGATGATTGTTTGGATGTAAGACTTCCCTCAACAAACGTTGTAAACATGAGTTGCTTATAAGATACAGGAAGAACAAAATTATACCAAACATGAAAATAAAAGTTCAATATTGGTGTCAAAAGAAAGTTTTTCCTTCAAAACAAATTCTAAGACAAAACCCAATCACATAAGAGGTGGAATAGGAAAATTAAGTTCTTAACATAATGAAGCCAACAATTTCTCAAAGGGTTTGTAGCATGCAAGAAAGGGTGGTCAACATTTCTCCTTGATGTATCAGCTTTCTTAAATGAACTTTTAGATGAAACAGCTCATGTTACTCAACCACCTGACTTTGTGATACAAGGAGAGGAAAGAAAAGTGTATAAAATACACAAGGACCTATATGGACTCAAGCAGACACCTAGAGTCTGGAATAAGAAGATTGATTCTTACTAAAGAAATTGGACTTCACCAAGTGTAAGTCTGAATATGGTGTTTATGTGCAGGCAACAACACAAGACAATAACATTCATATGCTTGTATGTTGACGATTTGATAGTAACTGGTAATAACATCGACGACATGTGAAATTCAAGAAATTGATGATAAAAGAGTTTGAGATGCCAGACTTACGAAACCTATCATATTCTTAGGCATGGAATATCTAATGACTGAGCATGATGTTGCACCAAAGGAAGCATGTTAAAAAGGTTCTCAAAAGATTCATAATATTTGATTCAATTCCTGCAATCTCTCAATAAGAATGTTGATGAGGACAAGATGGATGAGACAGTGTTCAGACAAATAATGGTTCTTTGAGATATGTGTGCAACAGTAGATCTGATATGCGCTTCACAAATGGTCTAATGAGCAGATACATAGATGTGAGGCAAAATATATTGTAGGATCCTATGCAATTTATCAAGTCATTTGGATCAAACTAGTACTTAATGAGTTGTAGGTCCAAGTTAGAAAGCCACTAGTGACATCAACCTAGCAatttgattattttatttaaattaaaatgcaaatatttATACTAGCAGGGCCACAGAGCAACACATACAGAATAGAACAATTTATGTACGTCATCCAGATTTGAttactttatttattttagtGTACAAATACGTTATGCATATTACAAATCCTGTAGTATTACATTGCAATTCTTAGCCCTGTTGAATTTGTGTATTACATTGGGTTTCTTAGCCCTGTTGAATCTGTGTATTACACTGGGTTTGTTAGCCCTGTTACAATTCAAATTATTCGCCATGCAACGCTGTTCTATATCAAGATATAAAAACTAAGGCTATTTTGtattgaaaaatattttttcattGCAATCATTACAATTCTTTGGCGCTTGGAAGACACTTTACATAGTAGTCAGGGGTGTGAAGTCATCATAATAAACCAAACCAAATTAAACAATATATATGGTTCAGTTTGGATCTTAAAACCATTTTCACAAAATCAATTTATTTTCTTAAAACCGATTTATAAATGGATCAGTTTAGTTATAAACTAGTttttaacaacaacaaaaaaatttaaaaaaaacagTTTTAAATCAGTTActttaaaatcaattttttattttcttaaaaataaattcaaaaccaattttataaaaaaaaaaaaaattgaaactATACTTTTAAAACAGCAATTTTATatcaaaattaattttattttcttttaactaacttttttattttcattaGTTATAAAACAAATTTATCTAAAAAAAacaattattttaaaaaattattttaaatttgaCTTTCATGATCACCACAAATAATATCTCAATTAAAAAAATCTCAAAGTATGATTTGTTTCATAAAAACAATCATAAAGTAAAATAATTATAAATCATGTCTCTATAAATCATAATTATTCACAAAATAAATAATTCATCAAAAAAATTGTTCAAACTTCTAAAATCTCTTATAATTATTCATAAATAAATTTTATGagattttaaaatatttttataaaattttaaaaacaTGAAAAAAACAATCTTTTTTCGGAAAAAAATAACAAAcattcaaaaaataataataataaaattatattttgaaaaaaaaatctttaaaaaaaattattccaaaaaataaaattaactgaaaaaaaaatgttttaaaaatatagaaatcgaaaataaaaaaaaatcaactCAGCTTTTTCAATGTAGTTAAGGTATGTAATTTGACCATTCAGAGCTTTTTCAATTTACTATGAAGGCAAAGCAAAACACATTCAAGACAACTGAGGCCTAAAAATTTTTAGGTAAAAGAGGCCAGCCTATAAATTTAAGCCTCTTTAATTGAACTACCCACCTACCATAATGTAGTTAAGGTAGGTAATTTCAACATTCAGAGCTTTTTCAATTTATTGTGAAGGCATAGCAAAATACATTCAAGACAAGTGAGGCCTGAAAATGTTTCAGGTAAAAGAGGCCAGCCTACAAATTTTAGCTTTTTTAATTGAACTACCCACCTACCATAATGTAGTTAAGGTAGGTAATTTCAACATTCAGAGCTTTTTCAATTTACTGTAAAGGCATAGCAAAATACATTCAAGACAAGTGAGGCCTGAAATTTTTCAGGTAATAGAGGCCAGCCTATAAATTTAAGCCTTTTTAATTGAACTACCCACCTACCATAATGTAGTTAAGGTAGGTAATTTCAACATTCAGAGCTTTTTCAATTTACTGTGAAGGCATAGCAAAATACATTCAAGACAAGTGAGGCCTGAAATTGTTTCAGGTAAAAGAGGCCAGCCTATAAATTTAAGCCTTTTTAATTGAACTACCCACCTATTTTCTAATCATCAAACATTCAAAGCTTCTACACTATTATCTTGTTTAAAGAGTAAACAGAGTAATACTGAAGTTGTTAAACAAGGAACACGGAAACAGGTTTTTTCATGGATTTGGTTAATTGGCTGTAAAAATAAATTAAGTATGATAAAATCAAGATTATCAAACCCAAGGaaaattgaaatgaaaaaaaTTGAATGTTGAAAGATaaatgaacatgaaaaaagaGACAGACAGCAACCTCCAATATGCGGATACACTAAAGATAAATAGACAACATTAGTTGTATTACAAAAACAAGGCGATACACACATTGTAAACCAGCCATCTTTAACAGCAAATCAAAGTTAAAGTTCCAAAACCAGATTTTCTAGTCTCAAAAAAGACATTTTAGAACATTGCAGATGACATTTTGTAGATTAAGACAATTGTTGAGATGTAAGACATCACTTCACAAAAGTTTAAAATATGAGAAACTTACAACATACAAGTAAAAAATATACAGCTTTCACAAACACAGGTAGAAAATATGCAATACATCATTGCAATCAAAACCACATTTAACACCACACCCTATCTATGCTAATAACAGGAGTATCCTGCAAGAAAAAGTAGAATTGTTCGTCTAAGGAACCACAGTTGAGAACAGGAGGTGTCTAGGATTTTTCAAGACAGAAGAACAGCACTAATCCTAATCCTTTAATTTGTTTCACTTGCACAAGATTTCACTACTGATGAAAACAGTAAATAAATTGGCATCCAGAAAAAATATTTCCTTCAAAACAAATTATAAGCCCAAAACACAATCACATAATCACAATCAAAAATATTAACCCTAATAAACTGAAAAATGAACAATCCTTAATCTCAATCAGAAGAACAACATAAACAAATTGAAGAGCAGCCATTTGAACAAAAATAAAACCATGAGTCAAATTATCATAATCACTGAATAAGTTAAATCGTGGTTAAAAACCACGACTACTTCCTTACATAACAAACACTGATCTCAATAAAGAGTAATAATCAAAACATTAAAAACTCGAAAACAAAAGTTGTCTCTTTGAAAGGAAAACAAAAAACTAAACCAAGTAACCATAGAACCTCAGAATCCAAGCTTGGTACGGCGCCAGTGACGACGCTTAGCGTTATACCTAAAACAAAATCCAATAAAAAAGCATACATGAGAAACTAAACATGATTTGCAAAAcaacgttgttgttgttgatactgtgAAGAAGTGAAGTTACCTGATGGTGTTGTCGGTTCTCATGCGGATCCAGTAAGGGATGGGTCTGTTCTGCCTCTGCTTCTTGGCGAGCTTCTTCTTGATGATGAATGTCTTGTGTGAAGGCTGAAAAAATGATATtaaaacaaaaaccctaaatcAGAAACTGAATCTCAAGTAGTAGAATCAGAGGAATGAGTTGTTGAGAAGTTTCGATTCCGTTACCATTTTGGCGGCTGCTTCTTCTTCCTCCTCCGAGTTCGATCGCGCTCTGGAGATGAAATGTTACCCAACGGCGATGTGAAACCCTAGTTGCTCACTCGACCTCCTTTTATACCtttcatttttatattttttagACTTTTTTTTACAGattctttatttttttaaaatttttttatTAGTAAAAATTAATTTGATGTAAAGGCTTCGTTTTTACCATGAGTGGTTTTTTTAGTTTAACATTTATTGAAAAAAACATTTAGGTGgttgaaaaatataaaaaataaataaatataatgACATTGGAATATGTGATTACCAAAAAAAATTGTCATTCATATATTCATATTTAAAATTTAggtatatatttaattaattaataatttaaaataaaaagtTTAAGAACTCATAAATTATTTAATTGTAATAAGCGTTTAATGCAATGTGAAAAAAGTTTTACATTCTAATCCAATAGGAAATATCATTTGCCGGGATGTATGGTCGTCATTCATTGACAGTATAAAATAAATTTACACGGTCAGTGCATCGTTCATTTTCTCTTCTAATAAACACAAGGCTAACGCCTTTTTGTTATATTTTTAGaaacttatttatttatttattttgtatttttaaaaataattttaatagattttttttttaagtAGTAAAAAagttaaaattcaatttttataaattaaaattttaattttaaatttaataacATAAATATAAATTATTGGAGATTAAAATATAGtcaaaattaaaaataatatatattttataaataattttttgaaaagttatttaaaattgttttaattttaaataattttgatatcaacattttattcatattttttattatttatacAAAACTATAAACAAAAATATATAACGCTTTAAAAATTAGTTTAGAAAAAACTGAAATAGATTGATCACAAATTTATAAACTAAGGCTAAATATCTTTTTCCATCTCTTATATTTATCACGATATCTATTTTGGTCTCTTAACATTTAAAAAAAccaatttaattatttattttttcaaataatATCATTTTTGTCATTTATATTACTCTCTTAATCAAAGTCAAATGTAGTAGCCATGTCATGTACACTTGGCGTTGATGTAggaattaaattttttttaaaaaaacacTATGCGCCTAATTGATTAAAGGGAAATAGATgatttcttatttttattttttctctcaCAAAATCCTAACAGAGGAATAGCTCATGGAAAATATAAAGAAAGCGTTAGAGAGAATGAGTGCTTAGGCGAAATTAAAGGTGAGAAAAGCGTTTTTTTTTGGGAACACGAGTACGAAGATGCATTTGAAGATTTCAATTTTCAAACCAGTTAGTAATTTATATCCCATTTCTAATTTGGGTTTCAGGATTTTTCGTTATTCAAGTGTTATTAggatttttatttttcaactgTAATTTGTTTTAGGTTTTAGTTTTTTTTCTACTTTTAGGGTTTTTATGTTTTAGgttatttttagggtttttaggtttTATGTTTTTTTTCGTTTTCTATTTTAGGTTTTAGTGTTTATGCGTAGCTATATGTTAAGTTTTGATTTCACGTATTAGGGTTATCCTGACTTTCGTCCcttttttaattataattttacTGGGCATAGGTAGTAATAGAAGAAGATTTGCTTTTACTGATTCATCATGGTGGTTCATTTTTGGATAATGGACTAATTATATATGTAGGAGGAATAATTCCTGAAATAAAAATTGATGTTGACAAGTGGATATATTTTGAATTTGTAGGTATAGTGAGGGAACTAGGTTATTGGGAAATAGATACAATTTGGTACAAGGACCCAACATTTTGGACGAATGTTTTAACTGGTGACAACGGTGCATTAGATATTACATATTTTTGTAAAGTGCATTTGAGTGTTGATATTTATATACAACATTGGGTGTTTGAGCCTGGATTTTATGAGGGTCCTCTTGAGGAAGAAGAATTAACTTTTGAGGATATTATAAATCTTAAGGAAGATTTGCTTGCTAAATTTTAGGAAGGAGCAGTTAGATAGGGTTGTGAGGTGTAGAATGATGAGCGACATGATGGTTATGTACAAGGTAATGATGTTCAAGATGGTGAGGGACAAAATATTGATGTGCATAGTGGCGATGTTCAAGAAGGTGAGGGACAACATGATGGTGAGGGATATGATAGTGAGGTGCATGATGGGTTGGACACTGATGAGTGTAACGAGTGTGTGATGAATGAGGGTGGCATGGTTGGTTTTGTAAGTTCTGATAATAATGAGGATGAGACTTTTAAGTACGATGGTGCATTAGAAATTGCATATGATGACTCTGGTTATAGTGATAATTTTGTGGAGGACAAAATGGATAATCTAATTGACTATGACAATGCTCAAGAGGGTACTAGCAATAAAAAGAAACTCAGATGGGAAAATACATTGAGAAATTAGTGGGAGTGGAAATGAGAGTGGAGATTCGGAAATTGGATGTGAACGTGATGAGAATAGTGAAATGATGACTTCTTAACAAGTGTATTGATAGCGTCGTAGTAATAAAAAGATTGAATCCACAAGGGTTGTGTGCGAACAAGTCAACAATTATGCAATGTAAAGGAAAAGCAGTAAATGGGAAGGGTCAGGTTTTTAAACAGAAAACAAATGACGAGTTTAAAGAAAAGTATTAAAGACGGTTAGGTTGCGTTGTGCATTAGAATCCCCTTATCCTCTTTGGTTGATGTATAATGCCTT is a window of Lathyrus oleraceus cultivar Zhongwan6 chromosome 6, CAAS_Psat_ZW6_1.0, whole genome shotgun sequence DNA encoding:
- the LOC127092481 gene encoding 60S ribosomal protein L39, with product MPSHKTFIIKKKLAKKQRQNRPIPYWIRMRTDNTIRYNAKRRHWRRTKLGF